One genomic segment of Desulfobacterales bacterium includes these proteins:
- a CDS encoding ATP-binding protein: MTLQKKIFIGYGVAVILLGLVIAWSVGHIIAISQTSDVMLHENHKSILAAESMIEALERQENAVLMAFLGSREIGLQQFRKNEVAFLKSLTRAKDNVYVPGESKLLKAIEARYSDYVHNFSQFIELANHTDQSFETRKKLYQEAIAPVADQIRDKCIQLSDTNEDIMYENNLHTNRMADRAVWSTAAVAAAGLLAVVIFSLIISRRITEPLNHLMTAAKQITNGNYAVSVPAKSNDELGRLATEFNQMAAKLEEYNQLNVGRIIAEKQKGEAILKNIGDGLIVFDHALKSTDINPAACDILRKPSEKCLSKSCSEIIPDEKICQRLQTIAETGEAPEADEEESIIAIENSGGKKHYSCSMTPIVDDTNAVTGIVMMLKDITWFKELERLKTEFVMAASHELRTPLGSMGMSLGLLLDNTSDKLDTRERDLLQGANDELKRLKSMVNDLLDLSKIESGQIEMELAPISIHSPIDHVKNSLQAHFENKRVELEVKIPDDIPQVRADADKITWVLTNLVSNALRYVPKNTGRIGIYVKFSEKFVYISVMDNGPGIPEFYQSKIFQKFTQIEGYEPGGSGLGLSISKEIIRAHGGTIWVESQHGAGAKFTFTLATAL, encoded by the coding sequence ATGACTTTACAAAAAAAAATTTTCATCGGTTATGGTGTTGCCGTTATTTTGCTGGGTCTGGTCATAGCGTGGTCGGTTGGACATATCATTGCCATCAGCCAGACCAGCGATGTCATGCTTCATGAAAATCACAAAAGCATTCTTGCAGCAGAGAGTATGATCGAGGCCCTTGAGCGCCAGGAAAACGCGGTGTTGATGGCTTTTTTGGGTTCAAGGGAAATTGGCCTACAACAGTTCCGGAAAAACGAAGTGGCTTTTTTAAAATCGCTGACCCGCGCCAAGGATAATGTTTATGTTCCCGGGGAGTCAAAGCTTTTAAAGGCTATTGAGGCTCGTTATTCGGATTACGTTCATAACTTTTCACAATTCATTGAACTGGCAAATCACACAGATCAATCCTTTGAAACCAGAAAAAAACTGTACCAGGAAGCCATTGCCCCGGTAGCGGATCAGATACGTGATAAATGTATCCAATTAAGTGATACCAATGAAGACATCATGTATGAAAACAACCTTCATACCAATCGAATGGCTGACCGGGCTGTGTGGTCTACCGCCGCTGTGGCAGCCGCCGGGCTCCTGGCTGTCGTGATTTTCAGTCTAATAATTTCGCGGCGGATCACCGAACCGCTTAATCATTTGATGACAGCGGCCAAACAAATCACCAATGGTAACTATGCCGTTTCCGTGCCCGCAAAAAGCAACGATGAACTTGGGAGACTGGCAACGGAATTCAATCAAATGGCCGCCAAACTGGAAGAATACAATCAGCTCAATGTCGGCCGCATTATTGCCGAAAAACAAAAAGGGGAGGCCATCCTGAAAAATATCGGAGATGGGTTAATTGTATTTGATCATGCGCTTAAATCCACAGATATCAATCCGGCGGCCTGTGATATTCTTCGAAAACCATCGGAGAAATGTTTATCCAAATCCTGCAGCGAAATCATACCGGATGAAAAGATTTGTCAGCGCCTGCAGACAATTGCTGAAACCGGGGAAGCACCTGAGGCAGATGAAGAAGAAAGTATCATAGCAATTGAAAATTCAGGTGGGAAAAAACATTATTCCTGCTCGATGACCCCGATCGTTGACGACACAAATGCTGTGACCGGTATCGTGATGATGCTAAAGGACATCACCTGGTTTAAGGAACTCGAACGGTTAAAAACCGAGTTTGTGATGGCTGCTTCCCATGAACTTCGCACCCCGTTAGGCAGCATGGGCATGAGCCTTGGCTTGTTGCTGGACAATACGTCAGATAAATTGGACACCCGGGAACGCGATCTGTTGCAAGGCGCAAATGATGAGCTCAAGCGTTTAAAATCAATGGTTAATGATTTACTTGATCTCTCCAAGATCGAATCCGGACAGATTGAAATGGAGCTGGCGCCAATATCCATTCACTCTCCAATTGACCATGTTAAAAATTCGCTTCAGGCCCATTTTGAAAACAAAAGGGTGGAACTCGAGGTTAAAATTCCTGATGATATTCCCCAAGTCCGCGCCGACGCCGATAAAATCACCTGGGTATTGACAAACCTGGTATCCAACGCATTGCGATATGTTCCGAAAAACACCGGAAGGATCGGTATTTATGTAAAATTTTCGGAAAAATTTGTCTATATTTCGGTGATGGATAACGGCCCCGGCATTCCAGAGTTCTATCAGTCAAAAATTTTTCAAAAATTCACTCAAATTGAGGGTTATGAACCGGGTGGCTCTGGCCTTGGCTTATCTATCAGCAAAGAAATTATTCGGGCGCATGGCGGAACGATCTGGGTGGAATCACAGCATGGGGCTGGCGCTAAGTTTACATTCACTTTAGCGACTGCATTATAA